The Candidatus Babeliales bacterium genome contains the following window.
ACTTCGCTTCATCAGCAACGCGCTTATCTATTTTTGCGTGGCACGCTTTAACAATGTCGTTAAACATCTCTTTTTGCATACCGCTCATCTCACGAACACCAAGCACCATACAAATACAATACTCTGCTGCGTCGCTTACTTTTTCATTATCAAGCGAACGTACTCTGCGCATTTCGCCATCATTGGCAAGCTGGTCATTCAACGACTGTATCCGCTCACGCGTAAACACTTCTGACGCAAACTTGTCACGCGCACCCAACGGAAAACCACCAACTGATTGCGAACAATATGACAGAGCACGCTCAAGCGTAAGCGTTGCAAAAAGAGAGAGAGAAAGCTGAGAAAAAACCACAGTAAAAACTATGGCGCGAAGTATAAACATTGAACTGTCCTTTGAAAAAAATAATAATTTAAACAAACAGACCATTATTTTATCAGAAAGCTTTAATTTCTTGTAAATATTTTGTATATCTTTATCCACTAAACAAAAGAATTATAGTGAGGACCTTGTGGCAATAGCAATAAAAAAGTTGGTCGTTGATTGTATCAATCAAGAGCACCGCTGGAAGATAACACTTTTTCAAGAGTGGGAGCGCATTATTGGCCCCATGAAAGAAAACGTTAGTCTTGAATGCATAACCAACGACTGCATTTATCTTGGCGTTACCCACCCTGCATGGGCCCAAGAACTTATGATGCTTGCGCCCATACTTAAAAGAAAAATAAACGCAGTCTTGCAACAAGAGCGTGTTAAAGAAATTCGTTTCCGCATTTTAAAGAGCAAAAAACCTATCCCAACAAAAAAAACTGATCAGGAGACTGACTCCTTGCAAGAACCAGATCCAAAGCGCTACGCTTTGAGTAACGATGAGCATGCGCATCTT
Protein-coding sequences here:
- a CDS encoding DUF721 domain-containing protein — protein: MAIAIKKLVVDCINQEHRWKITLFQEWERIIGPMKENVSLECITNDCIYLGVTHPAWAQELMMLAPILKRKINAVLQQERVKEIRFRILKSKKPIPTKKTDQETDSLQEPDPKRYALSNDEHAHLEKVEDTELRASLQKFLVHCKKTKRS